The following are encoded in a window of Streptomyces sp. 11x1 genomic DNA:
- a CDS encoding nitroreductase/quinone reductase family protein — translation MSRNEDPTAPMDLKQRVVTAFQRHVANPVLRRVPLQTVLETTGRTSGLPRRTPIGGRRVGDSFWLVSEYGDASHYIRNIKADPSVRVRIRGRWHEGTAHLLPDDDPIARLRTLPRMNSAAVRVLGAELLTVRVDLRG, via the coding sequence ATGTCCCGGAACGAGGACCCCACCGCCCCCATGGACCTCAAGCAACGTGTCGTGACGGCCTTCCAGCGGCACGTCGCCAACCCGGTGCTCCGCCGCGTCCCGCTCCAGACGGTCCTGGAGACAACCGGCCGCACGTCCGGCCTCCCCCGCCGCACGCCCATCGGCGGCCGCCGCGTCGGCGACTCCTTCTGGCTGGTCTCCGAGTACGGCGACGCCTCCCACTACATCCGCAACATCAAGGCCGACCCCTCGGTCCGCGTCCGCATCCGGGGCCGCTGGCACGAGGGCACGGCCCACCTCCTCCCCGACGACGACCCGATCGCCCGCCTGCGCACGCTGCCCCGCATGAACAGCGCGGCGGTACGGGTGCTGGGGGCGGAGCTGCTGACGGTACGGGTGGATCTGCGCGGCTAG
- a CDS encoding type II toxin-antitoxin system PemK/MazF family toxin produces the protein MKRGHVYQLSFARGRAHVLVISSDALNEQNKTATCVLVYPQKVREATLVDIPVGFPSSGTIVLGEFRTLSSARFSEDLGAVDARVMEAVEIGLRAVFDL, from the coding sequence GTGAAGCGCGGCCACGTCTACCAGCTGTCCTTCGCCAGAGGCCGCGCACACGTCCTGGTGATCTCGTCCGACGCGCTCAACGAGCAGAACAAGACCGCCACCTGCGTCCTGGTCTACCCACAGAAGGTGCGCGAGGCGACACTCGTGGACATCCCGGTCGGCTTCCCCTCCTCCGGCACCATCGTGCTCGGCGAATTCCGCACCTTGTCCTCCGCTCGTTTCTCCGAAGACCTCGGAGCGGTCGACGCACGCGTCATGGAAGCCGTCGAGATCGGGCTGCGCGCGGTGTTCGATCTGTAA
- a CDS encoding helix-turn-helix transcriptional regulator, which translates to MTTRPAPSARRTRVATELRKLRERAGMTTTEAARQLGTSTGQLSNVESARFGVSADRIRAMARAYDCPDQKFAEALVDLASDRSRGWWEQYRGILPAGLLDLAELEHHATGLRTAFTSHVPGLLQISDHAREIFRHVIPAPTPPEVEHRASFRIKRQDVLYRAGAVPYRTVIHEAALRMRIGGASVARAQLHHLIHMSEREHITLRVLPFDVGAFPGSGQSINYAYGPVPQLDTVQLDQFHGPVLLDSEAHLEKYRRLLDVVEGVALSPAKSRDLIHSIAKDL; encoded by the coding sequence ATGACGACCAGGCCGGCGCCGTCAGCCCGGCGCACCCGTGTCGCCACCGAGCTACGGAAACTCCGTGAGCGCGCGGGCATGACCACCACGGAGGCCGCTCGGCAACTGGGCACGAGCACGGGTCAACTCAGCAATGTGGAGTCGGCCCGCTTCGGCGTGAGCGCGGACCGCATCCGCGCCATGGCCCGCGCATATGACTGCCCCGATCAGAAGTTCGCCGAAGCCCTGGTCGACCTGGCGAGCGATCGGTCGCGCGGCTGGTGGGAGCAGTACCGCGGGATCCTCCCCGCCGGCCTGCTCGATCTCGCCGAACTTGAACATCACGCCACCGGTCTGCGAACCGCGTTCACCTCTCACGTGCCGGGGCTGCTGCAGATCTCGGATCACGCACGCGAGATCTTCCGCCATGTGATCCCGGCACCGACTCCACCCGAGGTGGAACACCGTGCGTCCTTCCGGATCAAGCGGCAGGACGTGCTCTACAGAGCAGGCGCCGTCCCCTACCGGACCGTCATCCACGAAGCAGCCTTGCGGATGAGGATCGGCGGCGCCTCCGTGGCCCGCGCCCAGTTGCACCATCTCATCCACATGAGCGAGCGCGAGCACATCACCCTGCGCGTACTCCCCTTCGACGTCGGCGCCTTTCCAGGCTCAGGCCAGTCGATCAACTACGCGTACGGTCCGGTACCGCAACTGGACACCGTCCAACTGGATCAGTTCCACGGCCCCGTACTCCTGGACTCCGAGGCGCACTTGGAGAAGTACCGGCGCCTGCTCGACGTCGTGGAAGGCGTCGCGCTCAGCCCCGCCAAGTCCCGTGACCTGATCCACTCCATCGCCAAAGACCTCTGA
- a CDS encoding maleylpyruvate isomerase family mycothiol-dependent enzyme, whose amino-acid sequence MDAQLNDVPSHPWLGAPIDARPLFAPEQATLMTTLRGLVPADWAKEALPGWTVRDLAAHVLGDFYGRLARDRDGHQEGPTFAPGETLEAFIHRINQEWVDAQRRVSPVSLTDTLDLIGGQVVRFFEATDPDAPSLGVSWAGVDPAPMWLDSARDFTEFWTHRQQIRHAIDRGTDPDPRLLSVVLDTFMRALPHTLREVAAPVGTQVRVRIDGPAGGRWTATAIGDVWSLAEPDTERPAALIGLDSETAWRLCTRGIQPDTALARARIDGDRELAEAACQIVSIVY is encoded by the coding sequence ATGGATGCCCAGCTCAATGACGTGCCGAGCCATCCCTGGCTGGGTGCCCCGATCGATGCCCGCCCCCTGTTCGCCCCGGAGCAGGCCACGCTGATGACCACGCTGCGTGGCCTGGTGCCCGCCGACTGGGCCAAGGAGGCGCTGCCGGGCTGGACCGTGCGAGATCTTGCCGCCCACGTCCTGGGAGACTTCTACGGCCGGCTTGCCCGCGACCGCGACGGTCACCAGGAAGGCCCCACCTTCGCGCCGGGTGAAACTCTGGAGGCGTTCATCCACCGCATCAACCAGGAATGGGTCGACGCCCAGCGCCGGGTGAGCCCGGTCTCCCTCACCGACACCCTCGACCTGATCGGCGGCCAGGTCGTCCGGTTCTTTGAGGCCACCGACCCCGACGCCCCATCCTTGGGAGTGTCATGGGCCGGCGTCGATCCGGCGCCGATGTGGCTGGACAGCGCCCGCGACTTCACCGAGTTCTGGACCCATCGTCAGCAGATTCGCCACGCCATCGACCGGGGCACCGATCCCGATCCTCGCCTGCTGTCCGTGGTCCTGGACACCTTCATGCGAGCCCTGCCCCACACCCTGCGCGAGGTCGCCGCGCCGGTCGGCACTCAGGTCCGGGTGCGGATCGACGGCCCGGCCGGTGGCAGGTGGACGGCGACAGCCATCGGGGACGTCTGGTCGCTCGCCGAGCCGGACACCGAACGTCCCGCCGCGCTCATCGGCCTGGACTCGGAGACTGCATGGCGCCTGTGCACCCGCGGTATCCAGCCGGACACCGCCCTGGCCCGCGCCCGTATCGATGGCGACCGCGAACTGGCCGAAGCAGCCTGCCAGATCGTGTCAATCGTCTACTGA
- a CDS encoding class I SAM-dependent methyltransferase, with amino-acid sequence MADEIFRDRRLAELYDPLDPDRGDLDAYLLLAEQFGARKVLDIGCGTGVFALLLADRGVEVVGIDPAGASLDVARAKPGADRVRWIHGDATALPPLQVDLVTMTANVAQEITDPEGWRRTLAGAYEALRPGGHLVFETRDPARRAWEAWNREDSYGVTEVPGFGTVESWVELTEVTGQLVTFRWHYTFDGGKKRRTSVSTLRFRERHEIETGLADHGYVLEDVRDAPDRPGREFVFVARRPPTV; translated from the coding sequence ATGGCTGACGAGATCTTCCGTGACCGGCGGCTGGCCGAGCTCTACGACCCGCTCGACCCCGATCGCGGCGACCTGGATGCCTACCTCCTGCTCGCGGAGCAGTTCGGCGCGAGGAAGGTGCTGGACATCGGCTGCGGGACCGGCGTGTTCGCGCTGCTGCTGGCGGACCGTGGGGTGGAGGTCGTCGGGATCGACCCGGCCGGCGCCTCTCTCGATGTCGCGCGGGCCAAACCGGGGGCGGACCGGGTCCGCTGGATCCACGGGGACGCGACGGCCCTTCCCCCGCTCCAGGTCGACCTCGTGACGATGACGGCCAACGTGGCGCAGGAGATCACGGACCCGGAGGGATGGCGGCGAACACTCGCGGGCGCGTACGAGGCCCTGCGACCAGGCGGCCACCTGGTCTTCGAGACCCGCGACCCTGCCAGGAGGGCCTGGGAGGCGTGGAATCGCGAGGACTCGTACGGGGTCACCGAGGTGCCGGGCTTCGGCACGGTCGAAAGCTGGGTGGAGCTGACCGAGGTCACCGGCCAACTGGTCACCTTCCGCTGGCACTACACCTTCGACGGCGGCAAGAAACGGCGCACCTCCGTCTCCACCCTCAGATTCCGCGAGCGGCACGAGATCGAGACGGGGCTGGCCGATCACGGATATGTGCTTGAGGACGTACGGGACGCTCCCGACCGTCCCGGCAGGGAGTTCGTGTTCGTGGCGCGCCGGCCGCCGACGGTGTGA
- a CDS encoding AAA family ATPase, with the protein MIVWVNGAFGSGKSTLVEELRGRWPGALVFDPEVIGYVLREIVEVPTGDFQDLRLWRRQVAGFLVGLVEEYGQECGPRPVLVPMTLVKPDYVAEVFGAIEAAGVPLHHFFLQVPEDVLRARIDGRSFTPDDPKQDARVRRWCKDRIPECVAAAGVLPSGTVFLDGEASPGELAELVFKRVGA; encoded by the coding sequence GTGATCGTCTGGGTGAACGGGGCCTTCGGGAGCGGTAAGAGCACCTTGGTGGAGGAGTTGCGGGGGCGGTGGCCCGGCGCGCTCGTCTTCGATCCCGAGGTGATCGGCTACGTGCTGCGGGAGATCGTGGAGGTGCCGACCGGCGACTTCCAGGATCTGCGGCTGTGGCGGCGGCAGGTGGCCGGGTTCCTGGTGGGGCTGGTGGAGGAGTACGGGCAGGAGTGCGGGCCGCGGCCGGTGCTGGTGCCGATGACCCTGGTGAAGCCCGACTACGTGGCCGAGGTGTTCGGTGCGATCGAAGCGGCCGGTGTCCCCCTCCACCACTTCTTCCTCCAGGTCCCCGAGGACGTACTGCGCGCCCGCATCGACGGCCGCAGCTTCACCCCGGACGATCCCAAGCAGGACGCGCGGGTCCGCCGGTGGTGCAAGGACCGCATCCCGGAGTGCGTGGCAGCGGCCGGTGTCCTCCCCTCCGGCACGGTGTTCCTGGACGGCGAGGCGAGCCCCGGTGAGCTCGCGGAGTTGGTGTTCAAGCGGGTGGGTGCGTGA
- a CDS encoding ATP-binding protein — MATVSPSLDYTLRLPRDPRSPGVGRATLRAVLAAHDLAKLGPVAELLATELLTNAHQHTTTEYALRVVGIGGRLRVGVWDRDRRVPPGFEAGCEGVDVRGDAERGRGLCLVRACSEDRGVSVLRDLGVSRGGKLLWVDCGAVEG; from the coding sequence ATGGCCACCGTATCTCCGTCGCTCGACTACACCCTGCGCCTTCCCCGCGACCCGCGCTCCCCCGGCGTGGGGCGTGCCACCCTGCGGGCCGTGCTGGCGGCGCATGACCTGGCGAAACTCGGCCCGGTGGCCGAGTTGTTGGCGACGGAGTTGCTGACGAACGCCCATCAGCACACCACGACGGAGTACGCGCTGAGGGTGGTGGGGATCGGCGGGCGGCTGCGGGTGGGGGTGTGGGACCGGGACCGGCGGGTGCCGCCCGGGTTCGAAGCGGGGTGCGAAGGCGTCGATGTCCGCGGCGACGCGGAACGCGGCCGGGGGCTCTGTCTCGTACGGGCCTGCTCCGAGGATCGGGGCGTGTCCGTGCTGCGCGACCTCGGCGTCTCGCGGGGCGGGAAGTTGTTGTGGGTCGACTGCGGCGCCGTAGAGGGCTGA
- a CDS encoding AAA family ATPase: MPCVRQLLDEGLRFTAPVTFLVGENGSGKSTLVEALAEGFGLDSYGGSHDWRYASPRGKSALGERMRFDAASGGRRMATSWSARKGFFLRAETALDALGREGLSPDSVSHGEGFLAAFRGKFLHAGLYVLDEPEAALSFTSCLELIGHIDRLAKEGGQVICATHSPLLTALPGADIVEVGEHGMRRVAWRELGVVDHWRRYLADPHAYLRHIVEP; the protein is encoded by the coding sequence GTGCCCTGCGTCCGGCAGCTGCTCGACGAAGGGCTGCGGTTCACCGCGCCGGTGACCTTTCTGGTCGGTGAGAACGGCTCGGGGAAGTCGACCCTGGTCGAGGCGTTGGCGGAGGGGTTCGGCCTGGACTCCTACGGCGGTTCCCACGACTGGCGCTACGCCTCCCCGCGTGGCAAGTCGGCGCTCGGCGAGCGGATGAGGTTCGACGCGGCCTCGGGCGGGCGCCGTATGGCCACCAGCTGGTCGGCCCGCAAGGGCTTCTTCCTGCGGGCCGAGACCGCGCTGGACGCCCTGGGCCGGGAGGGGCTGTCGCCGGACTCGGTCAGCCATGGCGAGGGCTTCCTCGCGGCGTTCCGCGGTAAGTTCCTGCACGCCGGGCTCTATGTTCTCGACGAGCCGGAGGCCGCGCTCTCCTTCACCTCGTGCCTCGAACTGATCGGGCACATCGACCGGTTGGCCAAGGAGGGCGGCCAGGTCATCTGTGCCACGCACTCACCCTTGCTGACTGCCCTGCCGGGCGCGGACATCGTGGAGGTCGGCGAACACGGCATGCGGAGGGTCGCCTGGCGGGAACTCGGCGTCGTGGATCACTGGCGCCGCTATCTCGCCGATCCCCACGCCTATCTGCGGCACATCGTCGAACCGTAG
- a CDS encoding endonuclease/exonuclease/phosphatase family protein has product MRVVTWNLWWRFGPWQERQKAILAVLRELRPDVVGLQEVWEQHGEGHGEDEERGEGNLAGWLARELGMHWAWGEYGDAERWQRRIGDPGVGIGVAVLSRWPVLESAAIGLPTAEGGSGRGALHALLDAPGAPVPFFTAHLSSETDASAQRCRQVAALAEFVARHRGGGTDHPPVITGDFNAWPDSDEVRLFGGYRTAPAVPGQCFFDVWEYAEPGAPSATWDLANPYVAASHGPSVRVDYIHVGPPGPGGLGHVRAVTRAGDAPVDGVWPSDHAAVVVDLADGSGAGAAAGG; this is encoded by the coding sequence GTGCGGGTCGTGACGTGGAACCTGTGGTGGCGGTTCGGGCCGTGGCAGGAGCGGCAGAAGGCGATCCTCGCGGTGCTGCGCGAACTGCGCCCCGATGTCGTCGGATTGCAGGAGGTCTGGGAGCAGCACGGAGAGGGGCACGGAGAGGATGAGGAGCGCGGGGAGGGCAATCTCGCCGGGTGGCTCGCCCGGGAACTCGGGATGCACTGGGCCTGGGGCGAGTACGGCGACGCCGAGCGCTGGCAGCGGCGGATCGGGGACCCCGGCGTCGGCATCGGCGTCGCCGTGCTGAGCCGGTGGCCCGTGCTGGAGAGTGCCGCCATCGGGCTGCCGACCGCGGAGGGCGGCAGCGGGCGCGGCGCCCTCCACGCCCTCCTCGACGCACCCGGCGCGCCCGTGCCCTTCTTCACCGCCCACCTCAGCTCGGAGACCGACGCGTCCGCGCAACGCTGCCGTCAGGTCGCCGCGCTGGCCGAGTTCGTGGCCCGGCACCGGGGCGGGGGCACCGACCATCCGCCCGTGATCACAGGCGACTTCAACGCCTGGCCCGACTCCGACGAGGTCCGGCTGTTCGGCGGCTACAGGACCGCGCCCGCCGTGCCCGGACAGTGCTTCTTCGACGTCTGGGAGTACGCCGAGCCGGGCGCCCCGTCGGCCACCTGGGACCTCGCCAACCCGTACGTCGCCGCGTCGCACGGGCCGAGCGTACGGGTCGACTACATCCACGTCGGCCCACCGGGCCCCGGCGGCCTCGGCCACGTACGGGCCGTGACGAGAGCGGGCGACGCCCCCGTGGACGGCGTATGGCCCTCCGACCACGCGGCGGTCGTCGTGGACCTGGCGGACGGGAGTGGGGCCGGGGCGGCGGCCGGTGGGTAG
- a CDS encoding phosphotransferase — MAREQLAGGARAALGGGRRLESVERVAGGSKKGVYRLVMDDATTAIAYLWDDTENYWPTAEGDDDLTDPFSPGLGLSLFEAAHTRLDALGVRVPAIRLLDRDGAHYPADLAIVEDLRGESLEALLARDRRAAAPVMARLAESLEAMRLHRAPAYGKVAVVDGGGTSRGTSCADVVLDRALRDLAEATSRDARIAGARDRLEERLRGLAATVRPRTEYAFVHGELGPDHVLVDRDGNPVAIDIEGSMYFDVEWEHVFLRIRLHDAYRPLAVDGLDEDRLALYMLAQRLSLTAGPLRLLDGDFPDRAFMAGIAEHNLKQALALMHT; from the coding sequence GTGGCACGGGAGCAGTTGGCGGGTGGGGCGCGGGCCGCGCTGGGCGGCGGACGGCGCCTGGAGTCGGTCGAGCGGGTCGCGGGCGGCAGCAAGAAGGGCGTGTACCGCCTGGTGATGGACGACGCGACGACGGCGATCGCCTACCTGTGGGACGACACAGAGAACTACTGGCCGACGGCCGAGGGGGATGACGACCTCACCGACCCGTTCTCACCCGGCCTCGGGCTCAGTCTGTTCGAGGCCGCACACACGCGGCTGGACGCGCTCGGCGTCCGCGTCCCGGCGATCCGTCTCCTCGATCGCGACGGCGCCCACTACCCGGCCGACCTCGCGATCGTCGAGGACCTTCGGGGCGAGAGCCTGGAGGCGCTGCTCGCGCGCGATCGGCGGGCGGCTGCTCCGGTCATGGCCCGGCTCGCGGAGTCGCTGGAGGCGATGCGACTGCACCGCGCACCGGCGTACGGCAAGGTCGCCGTGGTCGACGGAGGAGGTACGTCGCGCGGTACGTCGTGTGCAGATGTCGTTCTCGACCGCGCGCTGCGGGACCTCGCCGAGGCGACCTCCCGCGATGCACGGATCGCGGGCGCCCGTGACCGGCTGGAGGAGCGGCTGCGGGGCCTGGCGGCGACCGTGCGGCCACGCACGGAGTACGCGTTCGTGCACGGCGAACTGGGGCCCGACCACGTGCTGGTGGACAGGGACGGGAACCCCGTGGCGATCGACATCGAGGGTTCGATGTACTTCGACGTCGAGTGGGAGCACGTGTTTCTGCGGATCCGCCTGCACGACGCCTACCGGCCCCTGGCAGTCGACGGATTGGACGAGGACCGGCTCGCGCTCTACATGCTCGCGCAGCGGCTCTCGCTGACGGCGGGGCCGCTGCGGCTGCTCGACGGGGACTTCCCCGACCGGGCGTTCATGGCGGGCATCGCCGAGCACAACCTCAAGCAGGCGCTGGCACTCATGCACACCTGA
- a CDS encoding cytidine deaminase — MIATPTDPVDHELVRAAADVARTRCRGDNHTMAAAGRARDGRIVTAVNAYHFTGGPCAELVLIGTAAAQGAYELDVIVAVGDRDRGVVPPCGRCRQVLLDYFPTIKVIVGGGDRLRTVPITDLLPESYVWADHQLDAENESEEP, encoded by the coding sequence ATGATCGCGACACCGACCGACCCCGTCGACCACGAACTCGTCCGGGCCGCGGCCGACGTCGCCCGCACGCGGTGCCGGGGCGACAACCACACCATGGCCGCCGCGGGACGCGCCCGGGACGGCCGGATCGTCACCGCCGTGAACGCCTATCACTTCACCGGGGGCCCCTGCGCCGAGCTGGTCCTGATCGGCACGGCGGCCGCCCAGGGCGCGTACGAACTGGACGTGATCGTCGCCGTGGGCGACCGCGACCGGGGCGTGGTTCCGCCGTGCGGCCGGTGCCGGCAGGTCCTCCTCGACTACTTCCCCACGATCAAGGTCATCGTCGGCGGGGGCGACCGCCTCCGGACGGTTCCCATCACCGACCTGCTGCCCGAGAGCTACGTCTGGGCCGACCACCAGCTCGACGCCGAGAACGAGTCGGAGGAGCCCTAG
- a CDS encoding DUF397 domain-containing protein — translation MPTPDWQKSSYCQEGEACVHISAAPTTIRLIESADPTRTTLDAAPTAFGALLRSLKERRRRA, via the coding sequence ATGCCCACACCCGACTGGCAGAAGTCCTCCTACTGCCAAGAAGGCGAAGCCTGCGTCCACATATCCGCCGCCCCCACCACCATCCGCCTCATCGAATCAGCCGATCCCACCCGAACCACACTCGACGCCGCTCCCACCGCCTTCGGTGCCCTGCTGCGCTCGCTGAAGGAACGCCGGCGTCGCGCCTGA